The following are encoded together in the Paludisphaera mucosa genome:
- a CDS encoding alpha/beta fold hydrolase: MMEIPIPNQSPAEHEAWLRGRVLRFLTPRPTPRAPRDDELLGRGAPLDLECGLAATSWGEGPIVLLAHGWESRRSHWGAFLAPLADAGLRVVAVDAPAHGDSPGETVNVLQYGRTLAAIGAELGPLAGIVGHSFGAAATAVALRRGLRASRAVLISGPSSLLGMVGRWCARHQIEGVDAERFLALVEQDVGEPLADLDVARFAAGLTVPALVVHDQGDDAIPVAEARAVASAWPGATLRITERYGHRRILIAREVIREVAAFVKQGVAGGG; this comes from the coding sequence ATGATGGAGATCCCGATTCCAAACCAGAGCCCGGCCGAGCATGAGGCGTGGCTGCGAGGCCGGGTGCTGCGGTTCCTCACCCCGCGGCCGACGCCTCGCGCCCCGCGCGACGATGAGTTGTTGGGCCGGGGCGCCCCTCTGGATCTCGAATGCGGCCTGGCGGCGACCTCGTGGGGCGAGGGCCCGATCGTCCTGCTCGCCCACGGCTGGGAAAGCCGTCGCTCGCACTGGGGGGCCTTCCTCGCACCCCTGGCCGACGCCGGCCTGCGCGTCGTGGCCGTCGACGCCCCCGCCCACGGCGATTCGCCGGGCGAGACCGTCAACGTTCTGCAATACGGCCGGACGCTCGCCGCGATCGGTGCGGAGCTGGGCCCGCTGGCCGGGATCGTGGGCCACTCGTTCGGCGCCGCGGCGACGGCCGTGGCCCTCCGGCGTGGGCTGCGGGCGAGTCGTGCAGTCCTGATCAGCGGCCCGTCGTCGCTCCTCGGCATGGTGGGGCGCTGGTGCGCCCGCCACCAGATCGAGGGCGTCGACGCCGAACGCTTCCTGGCCCTGGTCGAGCAGGACGTGGGCGAGCCGCTCGCAGACCTGGACGTCGCCCGCTTCGCGGCCGGCCTGACCGTCCCCGCCCTGGTGGTCCACGACCAGGGGGACGATGCGATCCCGGTGGCGGAGGCCCGCGCGGTGGCCTCGGCCTGGCCGGGGGCCACGTTGCGCATCACCGAACGCTACGGCCACCGCCGGATCCTGATCGCCAGGGAGGTGATCCGCGAGGTCGCGGCGTTCGTGAAACAGGGCGTCGCGGGCGGCGGATGA
- a CDS encoding metallophosphoesterase family protein — protein sequence MRILVVSDVHANRAALAAIDEPHDACFCLGDLVDYGPEPSPCVRWAMANADYAVRGNHDHGVAQEVPVTGDVGFRYLTRVTRPDQWDALGPEERKYLLQLPVTQRVTLGDLRFLLVHATPRDPLDEYLLRDEAAWARRLENVDADVICVGHSHMQFKLKVGDQLVVNPGSVGLPRDGDPRAAYAIIEDGRVELKRIAYPIEETIAAIQSAPWPDRARTMLTHVIRNGRLPMPNGVEEPAAAPDGDG from the coding sequence ATGAGGATCCTCGTCGTCTCCGACGTCCACGCCAACCGCGCGGCCCTCGCCGCGATCGACGAACCCCACGACGCCTGCTTCTGCCTGGGGGACCTGGTCGACTACGGCCCGGAGCCCTCCCCGTGCGTCCGCTGGGCGATGGCGAACGCCGACTACGCCGTGCGCGGCAACCACGACCACGGCGTCGCCCAGGAGGTCCCCGTCACGGGCGACGTCGGCTTCCGCTACCTGACGCGCGTCACCCGGCCCGACCAGTGGGACGCGCTGGGGCCCGAGGAGCGCAAGTACCTGCTGCAGCTCCCCGTGACGCAGCGGGTGACGCTCGGCGACCTCCGCTTCCTGCTCGTCCACGCCACGCCCCGCGACCCGCTCGACGAGTACCTGCTCCGCGACGAGGCCGCCTGGGCCCGCCGGCTGGAGAACGTCGACGCCGACGTCATCTGCGTGGGCCACTCGCACATGCAGTTCAAGCTCAAGGTCGGCGACCAGCTCGTCGTCAACCCCGGCAGCGTCGGCCTCCCCCGCGACGGCGACCCCCGCGCCGCCTATGCGATCATCGAGGACGGCCGCGTCGAGCTGAAGCGGATCGCCTACCCCATCGAGGAGACCATCGCGGCCATCCAGTCCGCCCCCTGGCCCGACCGCGCCCGGACCATGCTCACCCACGTCATCCGCAACGGCCGCCTCCCCATGCCCAACGGCGTCGAAGAACCCGCCGCCGCGCCCGACGGCGACGGCTGA
- a CDS encoding MarR family winged helix-turn-helix transcriptional regulator, producing the protein MSAERPIHELADEMASACLAGHARLLSRLLTNRYEATVAPLGLTIARVLLLGAVAKHGKVTPSVLAEQLGFDPSTLSRNFKMLRSEGLIDMAHASDGGHTVVSLTPQGESLFRQANERWRVAQREAEAALGSRLSASVRAAARKLRD; encoded by the coding sequence ATGAGCGCCGAGCGACCGATCCACGAACTGGCGGACGAGATGGCCTCGGCCTGCCTGGCGGGCCACGCCCGGCTGCTGAGCCGCCTGCTCACGAATCGCTACGAGGCGACGGTCGCGCCGTTGGGGCTGACGATCGCCCGGGTCTTGCTCCTCGGGGCGGTCGCGAAACACGGCAAGGTCACGCCGTCGGTGCTGGCCGAGCAGCTGGGCTTCGACCCGTCGACGCTGAGCCGGAACTTCAAAATGCTCCGCTCGGAAGGGCTCATCGACATGGCCCATGCGTCCGACGGCGGCCACACCGTGGTCTCGTTGACGCCCCAAGGAGAGAGCCTCTTCCGGCAGGCCAACGAGCGCTGGCGGGTCGCCCAGCGCGAGGCCGAGGCCGCCCTGGGATCCCGGCTCAGCGCGAGCGTCCGGGCCGCGGCCCGCAAGCTCCGCGATTGA
- the rplD gene encoding 50S ribosomal protein L4 gives MDAITMLTIPVYNADGAKVGEEQVDPAAFGGEVNKQLLHDVVLMHLAARRVGTVNTRGRADVAGSGKKLFRQKGTGNARAGSKRTNKRKGGGVAFARRNRDYRYSLPRRAVRAAVRMALLSKFQDNQVLVLEGLKLDQPKTRVVAKALKAIARPDLTEAESVEAVGETKAQAARRTLDGRTILLGIAAADPVLYRSARNIDGVQVAPVSEFNTYDVLKQRYLVLTREALAALIERVKTQSARRAVEA, from the coding sequence ATGGATGCGATCACCATGCTGACGATTCCTGTATACAACGCCGACGGCGCCAAGGTGGGCGAGGAGCAGGTCGACCCGGCCGCGTTCGGCGGCGAGGTCAACAAGCAGCTCCTGCACGACGTCGTCCTGATGCACCTGGCGGCCCGCCGGGTCGGGACCGTCAACACCCGCGGCCGCGCCGACGTCGCCGGCTCGGGCAAGAAGCTGTTCCGCCAGAAGGGGACCGGCAACGCCCGCGCCGGCTCGAAGCGCACCAACAAGCGGAAGGGCGGCGGCGTCGCCTTCGCCCGCCGCAACCGCGACTACCGCTACAGCCTCCCCCGGCGGGCCGTGCGGGCCGCCGTGCGGATGGCCCTGCTGTCCAAGTTCCAGGACAACCAGGTGCTGGTGCTCGAGGGCCTGAAGCTCGACCAGCCCAAGACCCGGGTCGTCGCCAAGGCCCTGAAGGCCATCGCCCGGCCCGACCTCACCGAGGCCGAGTCCGTCGAGGCCGTCGGCGAGACCAAGGCGCAGGCCGCCCGCCGCACCCTCGACGGCCGCACGATCCTGCTGGGGATCGCCGCCGCCGACCCGGTCCTCTACCGCAGCGCCCGCAACATCGACGGCGTGCAGGTGGCCCCGGTCTCCGAGTTCAACACCTACGACGTGCTCAAGCAGCGCTACCTGGTCCTCACCCGCGAGGCGCTGGCGGCCCTGATCGAGCGCGTGAAGACCCAGTCGGCGCGCCGCGCCGTGGAGGCCTGA
- the fabF gene encoding beta-ketoacyl-ACP synthase II translates to METRRSGWRRVVITGMGTVNPLGSSVAESWAGLCAGRSGVGPIEQFDPGAFPVRFAGEVKGFSTAMLPNPKAAKRMDRVAQFAVCAAAEAVRDAGLDLAAGDPFRRGVVLGCGIGGLNEFEAGHGAYLRAGPRRISPFVIPKMMPNAAPASIAIEFGLMGPSAAVASACSSAADAVGDAYRAIQRGEADVMLAGGAEAPITPMGLGGFVASRALSTRNDAPQAASRPFDRDRDGFVLAEGAGVVVLEDLEHARRRGARIYVELLGYARTNDAYGIAAPHPDGLGAARAIRLAMDDAGLNPADVDYINAHATSTGLGDAVETKALKQALGDRAYRVAISSTKGMTGHLCGASGAIELIAATLAIVHGVVPPTINLENPDPDCDLDYVPNVARSMPVRAALSTSFGFGGHNSCLAIGSLDRPINSASRDPIV, encoded by the coding sequence ATGGAGACGAGGCGGTCGGGATGGCGGCGGGTGGTGATCACGGGGATGGGGACGGTGAATCCGCTGGGATCGAGCGTGGCGGAATCCTGGGCCGGCCTGTGCGCCGGGAGGAGCGGCGTCGGGCCGATCGAGCAATTCGACCCGGGCGCCTTCCCCGTGCGCTTCGCAGGCGAGGTGAAGGGGTTCAGTACGGCGATGCTGCCGAATCCGAAGGCGGCGAAACGGATGGACCGGGTCGCCCAGTTCGCGGTCTGCGCGGCGGCCGAGGCCGTGCGCGACGCCGGGCTGGACCTCGCGGCCGGCGACCCGTTCCGCCGCGGGGTCGTGCTGGGTTGCGGCATCGGCGGGCTGAACGAGTTCGAGGCGGGCCACGGCGCGTACCTGAGGGCGGGGCCGCGGCGGATCAGTCCGTTCGTGATCCCCAAGATGATGCCCAACGCGGCGCCCGCATCGATCGCGATCGAGTTCGGGCTGATGGGCCCGAGCGCCGCGGTGGCCTCGGCCTGCTCGTCGGCCGCCGACGCGGTGGGCGACGCCTACCGCGCGATCCAGCGCGGCGAGGCCGACGTCATGCTCGCCGGCGGAGCGGAGGCCCCGATCACGCCGATGGGCCTGGGCGGTTTCGTCGCCTCGCGCGCCCTCTCGACCCGCAACGACGCCCCTCAGGCCGCAAGCCGACCCTTCGACCGCGACCGCGACGGCTTCGTGCTGGCCGAGGGGGCCGGCGTCGTGGTGCTGGAAGACCTGGAACACGCCCGCCGCCGCGGCGCGCGGATCTACGTCGAACTCCTCGGCTACGCCCGCACGAACGACGCCTACGGGATCGCCGCCCCCCACCCCGACGGCCTCGGCGCGGCCCGCGCGATCCGCCTGGCGATGGACGACGCGGGCCTGAATCCGGCCGACGTCGACTACATCAACGCCCACGCCACCAGCACCGGACTGGGCGACGCGGTCGAGACGAAAGCCCTGAAGCAGGCCCTCGGCGATCGTGCGTACCGCGTCGCGATCAGCAGCACCAAGGGGATGACCGGCCACCTCTGCGGGGCCAGCGGGGCGATCGAGCTGATCGCCGCCACCCTGGCGATCGTCCACGGGGTCGTCCCCCCAACGATCAACCTCGAAAACCCCGATCCCGACTGCGACCTCGACTACGTCCCCAACGTCGCCCGCTCCATGCCCGTCCGCGCCGCGCTTTCGACGAGCTTCGGTTTCGGCGGCCACAACTCGTGCCTGGCGATCGGCTCGCTGGACCGGCCCATCAACTCGGCGAGCCGGGATCCCATTGTTTGA
- the asnB gene encoding asparagine synthase (glutamine-hydrolyzing) encodes MCGIAGFVNGGEASADRSVVAAMTAALAHRGPDGDGVHVAGPVALGHRRLSIIDVEGGAQPLANEDDSVWIVYNGELYNELELRPALEAKGHRYRTHCDTETLVHLYEEVGDAFVERLNGMFALAIWDGPRRRLVLARDRMGQKPLYYAELPGGGLAFGSEPKALLKHPDVPRALDPDGLARYLFYEYVPAPYSIWRGVRKLPRGHVLTWEDGRVEVSRFFPRPGDPRDPSPPPFEEAASRFWGSFRNSVARHRRSDVPLGVFLSGGVDSSSVAAALCEVEPAASVHTFSIGFEDPSFDESGHARAVAKLLGTDHHERTFSVEQVLELLPQVAAWLDEPFGDASVLPTHLLSRFAREHVTVALGGDGADELIAGYPTFEAERAARLFRGLPRPARALAEAAVGRLPVDHRNFSLDFKLKQFLRGAAEAPALAHQRWLGSFSGPELARLLVRPPIDVEAEHAALAARIAAETPGDPLDRSLALYQETYLPEDILTKVDRASMACGLEVRAPFLDAALVDEVRGLPSSYKYGKGTTKRLLKRAAADRLPDSILKRPKKGFGIPVARWLRGPLAPLLDRLLSPDRLRAQGLFRPEEVARRVAEHRAGVRDHRKPLWTLLMFQLWHEQWLE; translated from the coding sequence ATGTGTGGGATCGCCGGGTTCGTGAACGGCGGGGAGGCGTCCGCGGATCGGTCGGTGGTCGCGGCCATGACCGCCGCCCTCGCGCATCGCGGGCCCGACGGAGACGGCGTGCACGTCGCCGGCCCGGTGGCCCTGGGGCATCGCCGGCTCTCGATCATCGACGTCGAGGGCGGCGCCCAGCCCCTCGCCAACGAGGACGACTCCGTCTGGATCGTCTACAACGGCGAGCTGTACAACGAGCTGGAGCTGCGGCCCGCGCTCGAAGCGAAGGGCCACCGCTACCGGACCCATTGCGACACCGAGACGCTCGTGCACCTCTACGAGGAGGTCGGCGACGCGTTCGTCGAGCGGCTCAACGGCATGTTCGCCCTGGCGATCTGGGACGGCCCCCGCCGCAGGCTGGTGCTGGCGCGCGACCGGATGGGCCAGAAGCCGCTCTACTACGCCGAGCTGCCCGGCGGCGGCCTGGCGTTCGGATCCGAGCCCAAGGCGCTGCTGAAGCACCCGGACGTCCCCCGCGCGCTCGACCCCGACGGCCTGGCGCGCTACCTCTTCTACGAGTACGTCCCCGCCCCCTACTCGATCTGGCGAGGCGTCCGCAAGCTGCCGCGCGGGCACGTCCTGACCTGGGAGGACGGCCGCGTCGAGGTCTCGCGGTTCTTCCCCCGGCCCGGCGACCCGCGCGACCCGAGCCCGCCGCCGTTCGAGGAGGCCGCCTCGCGGTTCTGGGGCTCGTTCCGCAACTCGGTGGCCCGCCACCGCCGCTCGGACGTCCCGCTCGGCGTCTTCCTGTCCGGCGGGGTCGATTCGTCGAGCGTCGCCGCGGCCCTCTGCGAGGTCGAGCCCGCCGCGAGCGTCCACACCTTCTCGATCGGCTTCGAGGACCCCAGCTTCGACGAGAGCGGCCACGCGCGGGCCGTGGCGAAGCTCCTGGGGACCGACCACCACGAGCGGACCTTCTCGGTCGAGCAGGTGCTCGAATTGCTGCCCCAGGTCGCGGCCTGGCTCGACGAGCCGTTCGGCGACGCCTCCGTCCTGCCGACGCACCTGCTCAGCCGGTTCGCCCGCGAGCACGTCACGGTCGCGCTCGGGGGCGACGGGGCCGACGAGCTGATCGCCGGCTACCCGACCTTCGAGGCCGAACGCGCCGCCAGGCTCTTCCGCGGCCTCCCCCGCCCCGCCCGCGCGCTGGCCGAGGCCGCCGTCGGCCGGCTGCCCGTCGACCACCGCAACTTCAGCCTCGACTTCAAGCTCAAGCAGTTCCTCCGCGGCGCGGCCGAGGCCCCCGCCCTCGCCCACCAGCGCTGGCTGGGCTCGTTCTCGGGCCCCGAGCTGGCCCGGCTGCTCGTCCGGCCGCCGATCGACGTCGAGGCCGAGCACGCCGCGCTCGCCGCCCGGATCGCCGCCGAGACCCCCGGCGACCCGCTCGACCGCTCGCTCGCCCTCTACCAGGAGACCTACCTCCCCGAGGACATCCTGACAAAGGTCGACCGCGCCAGCATGGCCTGCGGCCTGGAGGTCCGCGCCCCCTTCCTGGACGCGGCCCTGGTCGACGAGGTGCGGGGCCTGCCGTCGTCGTACAAGTACGGCAAGGGGACGACCAAGCGGCTGCTCAAGCGGGCCGCCGCCGACCGGCTGCCGGACTCGATCCTGAAGCGGCCCAAGAAGGGCTTCGGCATCCCCGTCGCCCGCTGGCTGCGCGGGCCGCTCGCCCCCCTGCTCGACCGACTCCTCTCCCCCGACCGCCTGCGGGCCCAGGGCCTCTTCCGGCCCGAGGAGGTCGCCCGCCGCGTCGCCGAACACCGCGCCGGCGTCCGCGACCACCGCAAGCCGCTCTGGACGCTCCTGATGTTCCAGCTCTGGCACGAACAATGGCTCGAATGA
- the rplW gene encoding 50S ribosomal protein L23 has product MVTLRRAPAYTRKGPPLDPHQVVVRPLITEKATHLSERHNAYTFEVNPLAGKTEIKAAVETLFNVKVRDVRTQNRKGKLRRVRLQQGRTRGWKKAIVALHDDYRIDFY; this is encoded by the coding sequence ATGGTAACGCTCCGCCGAGCCCCGGCCTACACCCGCAAGGGCCCGCCGCTCGACCCCCACCAGGTGGTCGTCCGGCCGCTGATCACCGAGAAGGCGACCCACCTCTCGGAGCGGCACAACGCCTACACCTTCGAGGTCAACCCGCTGGCGGGCAAGACCGAGATCAAGGCGGCCGTCGAGACCCTGTTCAACGTCAAGGTCCGCGACGTCCGCACCCAGAACCGCAAGGGGAAGCTGCGGCGGGTCCGCCTCCAGCAGGGCCGCACCCGGGGCTGGAAGAAGGCGATCGTCGCCCTCCACGACGACTACCGGATCGACTTCTATTGA
- the rplB gene encoding 50S ribosomal protein L2, which yields MGIRYYKPTSPGRRNASVSDFSELTDKNKKPEKSLTEPLKKTGGRNNQGFITARHRGGGHKRMYRIIDFRRNDRDGQPAQVTHIEYDPNRSARIALIVYPDGKKRYIVAPEGLKAGMTVNSGPDAEPKVGNCIPLSRIPTGQSIHNIEMQPGGGAKLCRSAGVSATLTAREGDWAQITLPSGEVRRIPSTCRATIGVVGNSDHMNIRLGKAGRSRWLGRRPHVRGMAMNPVDHPMGGGEGRSKGHTPQSPTGVLAKGGKTRRRRKPSNKAIIRRRVSVRYGQLKV from the coding sequence ATGGGCATCCGCTACTACAAGCCGACCAGTCCGGGCCGCCGCAACGCGTCGGTCAGCGACTTCTCGGAGCTGACCGACAAGAACAAGAAGCCTGAGAAGTCGCTCACCGAGCCGCTCAAGAAGACCGGCGGGCGCAACAACCAGGGCTTCATCACCGCCCGGCACCGCGGCGGCGGCCACAAGCGGATGTACCGGATCATCGACTTCCGGCGCAACGACCGCGACGGCCAGCCGGCCCAGGTCACGCACATCGAGTACGACCCCAACCGGTCGGCCCGGATCGCCCTGATCGTCTACCCCGACGGCAAGAAGCGATACATCGTCGCCCCCGAGGGCCTCAAGGCCGGGATGACCGTCAACTCGGGCCCCGACGCCGAGCCCAAGGTCGGCAACTGCATCCCCCTGAGCCGGATCCCGACCGGGCAGTCGATCCACAACATCGAGATGCAGCCCGGCGGCGGGGCCAAGCTCTGCCGGTCGGCCGGCGTCTCGGCCACCCTGACCGCCCGCGAGGGCGACTGGGCCCAGATCACCCTGCCCTCGGGCGAGGTCCGCCGCATCCCGTCGACCTGCCGGGCGACGATCGGCGTGGTGGGCAATTCCGATCACATGAACATCCGCCTCGGCAAGGCCGGGCGGTCGCGGTGGCTGGGCCGCCGGCCCCACGTCCGGGGCATGGCCATGAACCCGGTCGACCACCCGATGGGCGGCGGCGAGGGCCGGTCCAAGGGCCACACGCCGCAGTCGCCCACGGGCGTGCTGGCGAAGGGCGGCAAGACCCGCCGCCGCCGCAAGCCGTCGAACAAGGCGATCATCCGCCGCCGCGTGAGCGTCCGCTACGGCCAGCTCAAGGTCTAG
- the rplC gene encoding 50S ribosomal protein L3 yields the protein MRVGLLGRKVGMTQIFQEDGTAVPITVLECGPCTVLQVRTDDVDGYHAVQLGFDDKKRKNATQAERGHAKKVDAEPKRYVREIRQAGPVVDVQAGAKLTVEVFSEIKNVDVTGVSKGRGFSGVIKRHGFRGLRATHGVKRMHRHPGSSGPSADPSRTRKGIRKPGQFGNTQVTVRNLEVVRIDPTNNLLLLRGAVPGPNGGYLTVRQTNKG from the coding sequence ATGCGAGTGGGACTGCTGGGACGGAAGGTCGGAATGACCCAGATCTTCCAAGAGGACGGCACCGCCGTCCCGATCACGGTTCTGGAGTGCGGCCCCTGCACCGTGCTGCAGGTCCGCACCGACGACGTCGACGGCTACCACGCGGTCCAGCTCGGCTTCGACGACAAGAAGCGGAAGAACGCGACCCAGGCCGAGCGGGGCCACGCCAAGAAGGTCGACGCCGAGCCCAAGCGATACGTCCGCGAGATCCGCCAGGCGGGCCCCGTGGTCGACGTCCAGGCCGGGGCCAAGCTGACCGTCGAGGTCTTCAGCGAGATCAAGAACGTGGACGTCACCGGCGTCAGCAAGGGCCGGGGCTTCTCGGGCGTCATCAAGCGTCACGGGTTCCGCGGCCTGCGGGCGACCCACGGCGTCAAGCGGATGCACCGCCATCCCGGCTCCTCCGGCCCCAGCGCCGACCCGTCGCGGACCCGCAAGGGCATCCGCAAGCCGGGCCAGTTCGGCAACACGCAGGTGACCGTGCGGAACCTGGAAGTCGTCCGGATCGACCCGACCAACAACCTCTTGCTGCTCCGCGGCGCCGTGCCCGGCCCCAACGGCGGCTACCTGACCGTCCGTCAGACCAACAAGGGCTGA
- a CDS encoding zinc ribbon domain-containing protein: protein MPRWDDDDDEEEDWDDGPDDDEDENAPCPYCGREIHEDSPRCPSCGSYISREDAPSARKPWWIILGAIACLYAVYRGLFLGF from the coding sequence ATGCCGCGTTGGGACGATGACGACGACGAGGAGGAGGATTGGGACGACGGGCCGGATGATGACGAGGATGAGAATGCGCCCTGCCCGTATTGCGGGCGGGAGATCCACGAGGACTCGCCACGTTGCCCGTCGTGCGGGAGCTACATCTCGCGAGAGGACGCCCCGTCGGCCCGGAAGCCCTGGTGGATCATCCTCGGCGCGATCGCCTGCCTCTACGCGGTCTATCGGGGCCTCTTCCTCGGGTTCTGA
- a CDS encoding CRTAC1 family protein: MHRLRLLLIIPLLATSACGGPAPSAPPVAKEEKPTPTPGPPQPRFVDVAEAAGLKTVLYGGGPDKDHILESVGTGCAIVDYDGDGRLDVFLVNAWVLDEQPSQVKLKGRNALYRNKGEGAFEDVTAKAGVADESWGCGVSAADYDNDGRVDFYVTNFGPNRLYRNKGDGTFEQVAEKAGVAEAGWGAGSAFFDSDGDGDLDLYVANYIEATMDEVLAARRTTVWRDMVKVLSGPFGLRGGRDRFYRNNGDGAFTDVTDAVGMTDTAESYGLGVLASDLDMDGDVDVFVANDSNPNFLYRNNGDGTFTEVGTWSGAGVNGGGVAQAGMGVDSADFDGDGLPDILVTTFAQDSATIYRNEGDLAFQDVAVPTGLKAITYRALKWGCAFFDYDQDADVDVAIANGHIYPQVDLSPELNETYRQRPFLLRNDKGRLTDVSKDAGPGFQVAASARGLAVGDYDDDGDLDLLFTAMDAPPLLLRNDTTGAGHWLKLRLLNRHGSPAINARAAVTVGGKTQIREMRSGSSHQSQNALELHLGLGAATTADRVEIAWPGGRKSTLEHVEADRTLTVRDE, encoded by the coding sequence GTGCACCGCCTCCGCTTGCTGCTGATCATCCCCCTGCTCGCGACGTCGGCCTGCGGGGGCCCCGCGCCGTCGGCGCCTCCCGTCGCGAAGGAGGAGAAGCCGACGCCGACGCCCGGCCCGCCGCAGCCGAGGTTCGTGGACGTCGCCGAGGCGGCCGGCCTCAAGACGGTCCTCTACGGCGGCGGGCCCGACAAGGATCACATCCTCGAATCCGTCGGCACCGGCTGCGCGATCGTCGACTACGACGGCGACGGCCGTCTGGACGTCTTCCTCGTGAACGCCTGGGTGCTGGACGAGCAGCCTTCGCAGGTCAAGCTCAAGGGCCGCAACGCCCTCTATCGCAACAAGGGCGAGGGCGCGTTCGAGGACGTCACCGCGAAGGCCGGCGTCGCCGACGAGAGCTGGGGCTGCGGCGTCTCGGCCGCCGACTACGACAACGACGGCCGGGTCGACTTCTACGTCACCAACTTCGGCCCCAACCGGCTCTACCGCAACAAGGGCGACGGCACCTTCGAGCAGGTCGCCGAGAAGGCCGGCGTCGCCGAGGCGGGCTGGGGCGCGGGCTCGGCCTTCTTCGACTCCGACGGTGACGGCGACCTCGACCTGTACGTCGCCAATTACATCGAAGCCACGATGGACGAGGTCCTCGCGGCCCGCCGGACCACCGTCTGGCGCGACATGGTCAAGGTCCTCTCCGGCCCCTTCGGCCTGCGCGGCGGCCGCGACCGGTTCTACCGCAACAACGGCGACGGCGCCTTCACCGACGTCACCGACGCGGTCGGCATGACCGACACGGCCGAGTCGTACGGCCTGGGCGTGCTCGCGTCCGACCTCGACATGGACGGCGACGTCGACGTCTTCGTGGCCAACGACTCCAACCCCAACTTCCTCTACCGCAACAACGGCGACGGCACCTTCACCGAGGTCGGCACCTGGAGCGGCGCCGGCGTCAACGGCGGCGGCGTGGCGCAGGCCGGCATGGGCGTCGACTCGGCCGACTTCGACGGCGACGGCCTGCCGGACATCCTCGTCACCACGTTCGCCCAGGACTCGGCCACGATCTATCGCAACGAGGGCGACCTCGCCTTCCAGGACGTGGCGGTCCCGACCGGGCTCAAGGCGATCACCTACCGGGCCCTGAAGTGGGGCTGCGCCTTCTTCGACTACGACCAGGACGCCGACGTCGACGTCGCGATCGCCAACGGCCACATCTATCCGCAGGTCGACCTCTCGCCCGAGCTGAACGAGACCTACCGCCAGCGGCCGTTCCTGCTCCGCAACGACAAGGGGCGGCTCACCGACGTCTCGAAGGACGCCGGGCCCGGCTTCCAGGTCGCGGCCTCGGCGCGTGGGCTGGCCGTCGGCGACTACGACGACGACGGCGACCTCGACCTCCTGTTCACGGCCATGGACGCGCCCCCCCTGCTGCTCCGCAACGACACGACGGGCGCGGGCCACTGGCTGAAGCTCCGCCTGCTCAACCGTCACGGCAGCCCCGCGATCAACGCCCGCGCGGCCGTCACGGTCGGCGGGAAGACCCAGATCCGCGAGATGCGCAGCGGGTCGTCCCACCAGTCGCAGAACGCCCTCGAACTCCACCTCGGCCTGGGCGCCGCCACGACCGCCGACCGCGTCGAGATCGCCTGGCCCGGCGGCCGGAAGTCGACCCTCGAACACGTCGAGGCCGACCGCACGCTGACCGTCCGCGACGAGTGA
- the rpsJ gene encoding 30S ribosomal protein S10, producing MAGISNERIRIRMEAYDHTILDQSAKDIVDTAKRTEAIVHGPIPLPTRIERYTVLRSPHIDKKSREQFEIRTHKRLIDIVQPTNKTIDALNKLSLPAGVDIKIKASPSGS from the coding sequence GTGGCGGGTATCAGCAACGAGCGGATTCGAATCCGGATGGAAGCCTACGATCACACCATCCTGGATCAATCGGCCAAAGACATCGTCGACACGGCCAAGCGGACCGAGGCCATCGTTCACGGACCGATCCCCCTGCCGACGCGGATCGAGCGCTACACGGTGCTCCGCAGCCCGCACATCGACAAGAAGTCGCGGGAGCAGTTCGAGATCCGGACGCACAAGCGCCTGATCGACATCGTCCAGCCGACGAACAAGACCATCGACGCCTTGAACAAGCTGAGCCTGCCCGCGGGCGTGGACATCAAGATCAAGGCTTCGCCGTCGGGCTCCTGA